Proteins co-encoded in one Candidatus Thiodictyon syntrophicum genomic window:
- a CDS encoding NifB/NifX family molybdenum-iron cluster-binding protein, with product MKLAISCSGTTLDSPFDARFGRAAAFCVVDTDTGAWTAHANPALSATGGAGVQAAQLVARLGAQSVVSGAYGPNAFDTLSAAGIAMLLAAGNEARSAADILALFQAGGLTQAGAPSHNGHHGG from the coding sequence ATGAAGCTCGCCATTTCCTGTTCCGGTACGACCCTTGATTCACCCTTCGACGCCCGCTTCGGCCGTGCCGCTGCCTTTTGCGTGGTCGATACGGACACCGGCGCCTGGACGGCCCATGCCAACCCGGCCCTGTCCGCGACCGGCGGGGCCGGGGTACAGGCGGCGCAACTCGTCGCCAGGCTCGGCGCCCAGTCGGTCGTCAGCGGGGCCTATGGACCCAATGCCTTCGACACCCTGTCCGCCGCCGGGATCGCGATGTTGCTCGCGGCGGGCAATGAGGCCCGCAGTGCCGCCGACATCCTGGCCCTGTTCCAGGCCGGCGGCCTGACTCAGGCCGGTGCCCCCAGCCACAACGGTCATCACGGGGGCTAG
- a CDS encoding DUF5320 family protein encodes MPYKDGTGPTGQGTNAGSGSGRGAGRGAGRCAGQGGAGRPGGRGFGGRRRGLGGGAPGLVPGADAGQNQSWIGDQITSLQAAIQGLTARFNALHKE; translated from the coding sequence ATGCCATATAAAGACGGTACCGGACCCACTGGACAAGGTACAAATGCCGGAAGCGGTTCCGGACGCGGTGCCGGACGCGGTGCCGGACGTTGCGCGGGGCAGGGCGGCGCCGGCCGCCCCGGCGGTCGCGGCTTCGGCGGTCGTCGGCGCGGACTGGGCGGCGGTGCGCCGGGGCTGGTCCCAGGCGCCGACGCCGGCCAGAATCAGTCCTGGATCGGTGACCAGATCACCAGCCTGCAGGCGGCCATCCAGGGGCTGACGGCACGCTTCAACGCACTCCACAAGGAGTAG
- a CDS encoding PadR family transcriptional regulator — MPGGPGLRQGRGGGHRKMFFLQSCLLVLLHREPGYGYSLMSGLQEFGFEAGQMDISILYRVLRDLEAAQLVSSAWDENSLGPKRRVYTITALGEAHLADWMQSLRQRRRQIETLETAYDTVTHSD, encoded by the coding sequence ATGCCTGGTGGACCTGGACTGCGGCAGGGCCGCGGCGGCGGACACCGCAAGATGTTCTTCCTGCAATCCTGCCTGTTGGTGCTGTTGCACCGCGAGCCGGGGTACGGCTACAGCTTGATGAGCGGCCTGCAGGAGTTCGGCTTCGAGGCCGGGCAGATGGACATCAGCATCCTCTATCGGGTGCTGCGTGACCTGGAAGCGGCGCAATTGGTGAGCAGCGCCTGGGACGAGAACAGTCTTGGCCCCAAGCGGCGGGTGTACACCATTACGGCGCTGGGCGAGGCCCACCTGGCCGACTGGATGCAATCATTGCGGCAGCGGCGCAGGCAAATCGAAACGCTGGAGACGGCTTATGACACCGTCACCCACAGCGATTGA
- a CDS encoding peroxiredoxin, with protein MTTETNLAPVMPRLNEPAPAFDAPTTHGRKTLEDYLGKWLVLFSHPADFTPVCTTEFMGFARRHADFQAINCDLLGLSIDSHYSHIAWVRNIKEKFDVEIGFPIIADLSMQVAKSYGMIQPGASDTSAVRATFVIDPNGILRAMLYYPMSNGRSIDEILRLVRAMQTSDTNKVATPENWQPGDKVIVPPPGSVADANARVAAGDYECVDWYFCKKSL; from the coding sequence ATGACCACCGAGACCAACCTAGCCCCTGTGATGCCGCGCCTCAACGAACCTGCTCCGGCCTTTGACGCCCCCACGACCCATGGCCGCAAGACCCTGGAAGACTATCTGGGAAAGTGGTTGGTGCTGTTCTCCCATCCGGCGGATTTCACCCCAGTCTGCACTACAGAGTTCATGGGCTTTGCCCGTCGGCACGCCGACTTTCAGGCGATCAACTGCGACCTGCTGGGTTTGTCGATCGACAGTCACTACAGTCACATCGCCTGGGTGCGCAACATTAAAGAAAAGTTCGACGTGGAGATCGGCTTCCCGATCATCGCCGATCTCTCCATGCAGGTCGCCAAGTCCTACGGGATGATCCAGCCCGGCGCCAGCGATACCTCCGCGGTACGCGCGACCTTCGTGATCGACCCTAATGGGATCTTGCGGGCGATGCTCTATTATCCGATGAGCAACGGCCGGTCGATCGATGAAATCCTGCGTCTGGTCAGGGCCATGCAGACCTCGGATACCAACAAGGTGGCCACCCCGGAGAATTGGCAGCCGGGCGACAAGGTGATAGTCCCGCCGCCCGGCAGCGTCGCGGACGCCAATGCGCGGGTCGCCGCCGGCGACTACGAGTGCGTGGACTGGTATTTCTGCAAGAAGTCGCTCTAA
- a CDS encoding alpha/beta hydrolase, with protein MLTIFSILIVMIVAAIPAGVHFGFRAPRIRETGSPADYGLAFEELRIPTVRGRHLFGWLLSAPQATCTIVVLHGWGSNAEMMLPLAAPLRRAGFNLLLCDARSHGRSDGDSFSSLPRFAEDLGMAIAWLKQQHPHLAARVAVLGHSVGAGAALLEASRNADIAAVISIAAFADPARVTAGYLRPLHVPRLFIRLVSRYVEWIIGYRFAAIAPMNTVRSVTCPLLLVHGTADQTVTVADAYLILANCGAPDARLLEITDAGHHSVEQIERHVGDLLGFLGEHCPARERPFAVSTSLS; from the coding sequence ATGCTAACAATCTTCAGTATTCTTATCGTCATGATCGTTGCCGCGATTCCAGCGGGCGTACACTTTGGGTTTCGTGCGCCCCGCATCCGGGAAACCGGATCACCGGCGGACTATGGCCTTGCCTTCGAGGAACTGCGCATCCCGACGGTACGCGGCCGTCACCTGTTCGGCTGGCTGCTGTCGGCACCGCAGGCCACCTGCACGATTGTGGTGTTGCACGGTTGGGGCAGCAACGCCGAGATGATGCTGCCGCTCGCCGCCCCGCTGCGACGCGCCGGCTTCAACCTGTTGCTCTGTGATGCCCGCAGTCATGGCCGCAGCGATGGGGACAGCTTTTCATCGCTGCCCCGCTTCGCCGAGGACCTCGGTATGGCCATCGCGTGGCTTAAACAGCAGCACCCGCACCTGGCCGCTCGCGTCGCGGTCCTTGGGCATTCGGTCGGTGCGGGTGCCGCCCTGTTGGAGGCCTCACGCAATGCGGATATTGCGGCGGTCATCAGTATCGCCGCGTTCGCGGACCCGGCCCGGGTGACCGCGGGCTATCTGCGCCCGCTGCACGTCCCGCGCCTGTTCATCCGCCTGGTCAGCCGCTATGTCGAGTGGATCATCGGATACCGCTTCGCGGCGATTGCACCGATGAACACGGTACGCTCAGTCACCTGCCCGCTGCTGCTGGTGCATGGCACGGCCGACCAGACGGTGACTGTCGCGGATGCGTACCTGATCCTGGCCAATTGTGGTGCCCCCGACGCCCGGCTGCTGGAAATCACCGACGCCGGGCATCACTCGGTAGAGCAGATCGAGCGACATGTGGGTGACCTGCTGGGGTTCCTCGGTGAACACTGCCCGGCCAGGGAGCGTCCATTCGCCGTCTCCACCAGTCTTTCCTGA
- a CDS encoding c-type cytochrome yields MKSINARCALGIFALALSGAAVAAEIKPADQIQIRQAGYSFMSWNMGKIKANLDGTFDAKQVTAAANTIAAIANSGMGALFGPGTDKDIGDVHTNVKPEFFQNMPEVGKLAGNFVAAADNLAKVAATGDAAAVGTAFGDVGKSCKACHDKFRAKN; encoded by the coding sequence ATGAAATCCATTAACGCTCGTTGCGCCCTTGGAATCTTCGCCCTTGCCCTGTCCGGCGCGGCGGTCGCCGCTGAGATCAAACCCGCGGACCAGATCCAGATCCGTCAGGCCGGTTACAGCTTCATGAGCTGGAATATGGGCAAGATCAAGGCCAACCTGGACGGGACCTTCGATGCCAAACAGGTCACCGCGGCCGCCAACACGATTGCCGCCATTGCGAACTCCGGCATGGGCGCGCTCTTTGGTCCGGGGACTGACAAGGATATCGGCGACGTGCATACCAATGTCAAGCCTGAGTTTTTCCAGAACATGCCGGAGGTCGGCAAGCTGGCCGGCAACTTCGTCGCCGCGGCCGACAATCTCGCCAAGGTCGCTGCGACCGGCGACGCGGCCGCGGTAGGAACCGCCTTTGGTGATGTAGGTAAGAGTTGCAAGGCGTGCCACGATAAGTTCCGCGCCAAGAATTGA
- a CDS encoding cytochrome b/b6 domain-containing protein — MQQHSIRLWDLPTRLFHWLLAVLVGGAFLTGLTGGNAMVWHGRLGLLILGLLTFRLVWGVVGSTYARFIQFVPGPTTLLTYLRGGWQGLGHNPLGALSVLVLLGVLLLQTLSGLFANDDIAFNGPLQDLVTRRTSDWLTGLHRQAIWLIGTLITLHVAAVLFHTYVHKDDLITPMLNGMKQVTAPGARGATGGGWVALVTALAAALLAMWIAGGGLLPSPVPVPVPTW; from the coding sequence ATGCAGCAACACTCTATTCGGTTGTGGGACTTGCCGACCCGCCTGTTTCACTGGCTGCTGGCGGTCCTGGTCGGCGGCGCCTTTCTGACTGGACTGACGGGCGGGAACGCGATGGTTTGGCACGGTCGCCTGGGGCTCCTGATCCTCGGCCTGCTGACGTTCCGGCTGGTCTGGGGAGTGGTCGGCTCGACCTATGCGCGCTTCATTCAGTTCGTGCCCGGCCCCACGACGCTGCTGACCTATCTGCGCGGGGGTTGGCAGGGGCTTGGTCACAATCCGCTCGGCGCACTGTCGGTCCTGGTGCTGCTCGGCGTCTTGTTGCTCCAGACCTTGAGCGGTCTGTTTGCCAACGATGATATCGCGTTCAACGGTCCGCTTCAGGACCTGGTCACCAGGCGCACGAGCGACTGGTTGACCGGCCTGCACCGCCAGGCGATCTGGCTCATCGGGACCCTGATCACACTGCATGTCGCGGCAGTGCTGTTTCATACGTATGTCCACAAAGATGATCTGATCACACCCATGCTGAACGGGATGAAGCAGGTCACTGCGCCGGGCGCGCGCGGTGCCACGGGGGGCGGGTGGGTGGCACTGGTCACGGCGCTGGCGGCGGCGCTTCTGGCGATGTGGATTGCCGGTGGTGGACTCTTGCCGTCCCCGGTGCCAGTGCCGGTGCCCACCTGGTGA
- a CDS encoding Crp/Fnr family transcriptional regulator, with protein sequence MTDTPCPQQNHLLAALPAEARERIAPYLELAQLPLGKVLYESGDTLRHVYFPTDAIVSLLYVMANGASAEIAVVGNEGLVGVAMFMGGESTTSRAIVQSAGTAYRLLGKRFKDEVNRHSELLHLMLHYTQALITQMAQTAVCNRHHSIDQQLCRWLLLSLDRLSGNHLDMTQELIANMLGVRREGVTDAAGRLQQLGVIAYSRGHIRVLDRPQLEQLSCECYAVVKKETDRLLPYLPPRRPC encoded by the coding sequence ATGACCGACACCCCCTGCCCGCAACAGAACCACCTGCTCGCGGCCCTGCCGGCCGAGGCGCGGGAGCGCATCGCCCCCTATCTGGAACTGGCGCAACTGCCGCTGGGCAAGGTGTTGTATGAATCGGGCGACACCTTGCGCCACGTCTATTTTCCCACCGACGCGATCGTCTCCCTGCTCTATGTGATGGCCAACGGGGCCTCGGCCGAGATCGCGGTCGTGGGTAACGAGGGGCTCGTCGGCGTGGCCATGTTCATGGGGGGTGAGAGCACCACCAGCCGCGCCATCGTGCAGAGCGCCGGCACCGCCTACCGCCTGCTGGGCAAGCGTTTCAAGGACGAGGTCAACCGCCACAGTGAACTGCTGCACCTGATGCTGCACTACACCCAGGCACTGATCACCCAGATGGCCCAGACCGCCGTCTGCAATCGCCACCACTCGATCGATCAGCAGTTGTGCCGCTGGCTCCTGCTGTCGCTGGACCGCCTGTCGGGGAATCACCTGGACATGACCCAGGAATTGATCGCCAATATGCTCGGGGTGCGCCGCGAGGGGGTCACCGACGCCGCCGGACGGTTGCAGCAGCTCGGCGTCATCGCCTACAGCCGTGGGCATATCAGGGTCTTGGACCGACCCCAGTTGGAGCAACTCAGTTGCGAGTGCTACGCCGTCGTCAAGAAGGAGACGGATCGCCTGCTGCCCTATTTGCCGCCGCGGCGACCCTGCTGA
- a CDS encoding Crp/Fnr family transcriptional regulator — protein sequence MSVTTPAHVVNHLIEALPHAARRRILERCEPVELTAGVILCEVDEPYEHAYFPLIGFISLGGATLHSRQPIEMGLIGNEGMLGVTLALGVAAAPMRAVVQGAGTALRLTAAQIRCELNDSPSLLHMLHRYLYVLITQWPHTAACAQSHEIELRLARWLLMTHDRAHANRFHLTHEFLANMLGVRRSGITIAAGALQQRGLIRYVRGDISILDRPGLEAASCPCYEVLLGDYRRLLP from the coding sequence GTGTCAGTCACAACGCCGGCCCATGTGGTCAACCACCTCATCGAGGCCCTCCCGCACGCGGCCCGCAGGCGAATACTGGAGCGTTGCGAGCCGGTGGAGTTGACGGCCGGCGTCATCCTGTGCGAGGTCGACGAGCCCTACGAACACGCCTATTTCCCGCTCATCGGCTTCATCTCACTGGGGGGGGCGACACTGCACAGCCGCCAACCTATCGAGATGGGATTGATCGGTAACGAGGGGATGCTCGGTGTGACCCTGGCCTTGGGCGTGGCCGCCGCCCCCATGCGCGCCGTGGTGCAAGGCGCCGGCACCGCGTTGCGCCTCACTGCCGCGCAAATCCGATGTGAACTGAACGACAGCCCCTCCCTGCTGCACATGCTCCACCGCTACCTGTATGTACTGATCACCCAGTGGCCTCATACCGCGGCCTGCGCCCAGTCCCACGAGATCGAATTGCGGCTGGCGCGCTGGCTGCTGATGACGCATGACCGCGCCCACGCCAACCGTTTCCATCTCACCCACGAGTTTCTCGCCAACATGCTCGGAGTACGCCGCAGCGGCATCACCATCGCCGCCGGCGCACTGCAACAACGTGGGCTCATCCGCTATGTCCGCGGGGACATCAGCATCCTCGACCGTCCGGGGCTCGAGGCCGCGTCCTGTCCCTGTTACGAGGTACTGCTCGGCGACTACCGCCGACTGCTCCCCTAA
- a CDS encoding DUF2333 family protein, translating into MFDGLTSHTPRLSHTVTKVARLYNPRTWKEKGLWWTSGLFLMTYLVIVTVLGILWSGSPGPFDVRQHALGLVGNDPAKLVPGAVTAATAIGIAETLLNKPGGYLTNDITPPGVYLDNIPNWEFGALTELRDLSSALRNDFSRAQTQSVEDVDLLIAEPQFNYDADSWIFPSTESEYRGGVAGLRRYLLRLGDAQQDNGQFFARADNLTAYLQVVGKRLGSLGQRLSYAVGQAHLDTALAGDPNARQSTPVPSQAVTKTPWLKIDDYFFEARGYTWALLQSLKAMEIDFAPVLQDKNAVVSLKQIIRELENTQNVIWSPAILNGTGFGPMANHSLVMASYISRANAAIIDLRNLLVQG; encoded by the coding sequence ATGTTCGACGGATTAACATCACACACCCCCCGGCTGAGCCATACGGTCACCAAGGTCGCCCGGCTCTATAACCCCCGCACCTGGAAGGAGAAGGGGCTGTGGTGGACCAGCGGCCTGTTCCTGATGACCTACCTGGTGATCGTCACGGTCCTGGGCATCCTGTGGTCGGGCTCGCCGGGACCCTTCGATGTCAGGCAACACGCCCTCGGCCTCGTCGGCAACGACCCGGCGAAGTTGGTCCCCGGGGCCGTAACCGCGGCCACCGCCATCGGCATCGCCGAGACGCTGCTGAACAAACCCGGCGGCTATCTGACCAATGACATAACCCCGCCCGGGGTCTATCTGGACAATATCCCCAACTGGGAATTCGGCGCCTTGACCGAGCTGCGCGACCTCAGCAGTGCGCTGCGCAACGACTTCAGTCGCGCCCAGACCCAATCGGTGGAAGACGTCGACCTGCTCATCGCCGAACCGCAATTCAATTATGATGCGGACTCCTGGATCTTCCCGTCCACCGAGTCCGAGTATCGCGGGGGTGTCGCCGGGCTGAGACGCTATCTGCTGCGTCTGGGCGATGCCCAACAGGACAATGGTCAATTCTTCGCCCGCGCCGACAACCTGACGGCCTACCTGCAAGTGGTCGGCAAACGCCTGGGCAGTCTGGGACAACGGCTGTCCTATGCCGTGGGCCAGGCCCATCTGGATACCGCGCTGGCCGGCGACCCCAATGCCCGCCAGTCCACACCGGTCCCCTCCCAAGCGGTGACCAAAACGCCCTGGCTCAAGATCGATGACTATTTCTTCGAGGCGCGCGGCTATACCTGGGCGCTGCTGCAGAGCCTCAAGGCGATGGAGATCGACTTCGCGCCGGTGCTCCAGGACAAGAACGCCGTGGTCTCGCTCAAGCAGATCATCCGCGAGTTGGAGAACACCCAGAACGTGATCTGGAGCCCGGCGATTCTCAATGGGACCGGCTTCGGTCCGATGGCCAATCACTCATTGGTGATGGCGTCTTATATCTCGCGCGCCAACGCGGCGATCATCGACCTGCGCAACCTGCTGGTTCAGGGTTAG